One Thermodesulfobacteriota bacterium genomic window carries:
- a CDS encoding isochorismatase, with protein MPQKLPIPPHFAPNKVGEVWKVPYQEIAEKASLWAEEHNIEPAVNDRFKICLILVDVQNTFCIPGFELYVGGRSGMGAVDDNRRLCEFIYRNLGKITQIVPTMDTHQAMQIFHGIFLVDDQGKHPSPFTLVSYEDIMTGRWRFNPALSHSLGRGRDYVQEHLLHYTKELKRTGKYDLTIWPYHAMLGGIGHALVSAVEEAIFFHTIARYSQPDIHTKGDHPLTEHYSVLGPEVSTDPYGEQLAPKSDKFMRKLLEFDAVFIAGQAKSHCVAWTIADLLSDIQAHPSHKKLVEKVYILEDCTSPVVIPGVIDYTEEAIKAFKMFDEAGIHLVQSTDEIESCLSNNK; from the coding sequence ATGCCACAAAAATTGCCCATACCACCACACTTTGCGCCCAATAAAGTCGGCGAAGTGTGGAAAGTACCTTACCAGGAAATCGCTGAAAAAGCCTCACTGTGGGCAGAAGAGCACAACATTGAACCTGCAGTTAATGACCGGTTTAAGATTTGTCTCATTTTGGTGGATGTTCAGAACACCTTTTGCATACCCGGTTTTGAATTGTATGTGGGTGGTCGCTCGGGGATGGGAGCGGTCGATGACAACAGGCGTCTTTGTGAATTTATTTATCGAAACCTGGGTAAAATCACTCAGATCGTGCCGACCATGGATACACACCAGGCTATGCAGATCTTTCACGGTATCTTTTTAGTCGATGACCAGGGCAAGCATCCGTCGCCATTTACTCTAGTTAGCTACGAAGATATAATGACGGGCCGTTGGCGCTTCAACCCGGCTTTGAGCCATAGTCTTGGCCGTGGGAGGGATTATGTGCAGGAGCATTTATTACACTACACGAAAGAGCTCAAGAGAACCGGCAAATACGACTTAACCATCTGGCCATACCACGCCATGCTTGGCGGTATTGGCCATGCCCTAGTATCGGCTGTAGAGGAAGCTATCTTCTTTCATACTATTGCCCGTTATAGCCAGCCGGATATTCATACCAAAGGCGATCATCCCTTGACCGAGCATTACTCTGTCCTGGGGCCGGAGGTATCGACCGATCCATACGGAGAACAGTTAGCTCCGAAAAGCGATAAGTTCATGCGTAAGCTCCTGGAATTCGATGCTGTCTTCATTGCCGGCCAAGCGAAAAGTCACTGCGTGGCCTGGACTATAGCCGATTTGCTAAGCGATATACAGGCCCATCCTTCTCATAAAAAATTAGTGGAGAAGGTATACATCCTGGAAGATTGTACCTCTCCGGTGGTAATCCCCGGGGTTATAGACTATACAGAGGAAGCCATTAAGGCTTTTAAAATGTTCGATGAAGCGGGTATTCATCTAGTACAGTCAACTGATGAAATCGAGTCCTGTCTATCTAATAATAAATGA
- a CDS encoding SDR family NAD(P)-dependent oxidoreductase: MRLKNKKAVVTGGGKGIGKAIANAYVKEGASVIVCGRDEVTLKRSCQEIKKYGEIEYVTADISEKRDAGKIAGRVRDKWDSLDILVNNASILGVRSTILEYPEDVWDEVIQVNLNAQFYVTKFLLPFLLKSESASIINISSSVGRRGKALWGAYAASKFGLEGLTQVLADELRSSKVRVNSVNPGGTRTDMRAEAYPDEDPTTLPTPEDIVPVFLYLASDESIGVNGKEFDARDWINKTDF; the protein is encoded by the coding sequence ATGAGGCTAAAGAATAAAAAAGCTGTTGTTACCGGAGGGGGCAAAGGGATCGGGAAAGCCATAGCAAATGCCTATGTAAAGGAAGGAGCTTCCGTAATAGTCTGTGGACGAGATGAGGTTACCCTCAAAAGATCGTGTCAGGAGATTAAGAAGTACGGCGAGATAGAATATGTGACAGCCGATATCTCGGAGAAACGGGATGCCGGAAAGATTGCTGGCCGGGTTCGGGATAAATGGGACAGCCTGGATATACTTGTCAATAATGCCAGTATCCTGGGTGTACGCTCAACCATTCTGGAGTATCCCGAAGATGTTTGGGATGAGGTAATTCAAGTCAATTTAAATGCTCAATTCTACGTAACTAAGTTCCTCCTTCCTTTTCTTCTCAAATCGGAGAGCGCTTCAATAATAAACATTAGTTCGAGCGTGGGAAGGCGCGGCAAGGCTCTTTGGGGAGCCTACGCTGCATCCAAATTCGGGCTTGAAGGTTTGACCCAGGTTCTTGCCGATGAATTGAGGTCTTCAAAAGTCAGAGTTAATTCCGTCAATCCCGGAGGAACCAGGACCGATATGAGAGCGGAGGCCTATCCGGATGAGGACCCAACGACCCTACCGACGCCGGAAGATATAGTCCCTGTATTTTTGTATCTGGCATCGGATGAGTCAATCGGTGTTAACGGAAAGGAGTTTGACGCAAGGGATTGGATTAACAAGACTGATTTCTAA
- a CDS encoding (Fe-S)-binding protein, whose translation MRQQNQSKKKVSLFITCLVDNFFPQVGESMVKVLRKLGVEVDFPVDQTCCGQPAFNSGFQHDAKALAKRFLSIFQDDNCYVVCPSGSCTTMVKIFYRELLKEESRGLELADRLASRTYEFSAFLTNVLHVEDVGASYSGKVTYHDSCHLLRELRIRDEPRKLIKSVKGIDFVEMNLHDACCGFGGTFSIMFPGVSISMLEEKIISIVESGADTIVSTDMGCLMHIEGAMSRRKIPVKVMHIAELLASEL comes from the coding sequence TTGCGCCAGCAAAACCAGTCAAAGAAAAAGGTTTCCCTCTTCATTACCTGCTTGGTAGATAATTTTTTTCCGCAAGTGGGAGAGAGTATGGTTAAGGTTCTGAGAAAACTGGGGGTGGAAGTTGACTTTCCCGTCGACCAAACTTGCTGCGGACAGCCGGCGTTTAACAGCGGTTTTCAGCATGATGCCAAAGCGCTGGCAAAGAGATTTCTATCTATCTTTCAAGATGATAATTGCTATGTGGTTTGCCCTTCCGGTTCATGCACGACCATGGTCAAGATTTTTTACCGAGAGTTACTAAAAGAAGAGTCTAGAGGACTGGAACTGGCTGATAGATTGGCATCGCGAACTTATGAGTTCTCCGCGTTCTTGACGAACGTACTGCATGTGGAAGATGTGGGTGCGAGTTACAGTGGAAAAGTTACCTATCACGATTCCTGTCATCTTCTTAGAGAACTTAGGATTAGAGACGAGCCGAGAAAATTAATAAAATCGGTCAAAGGAATTGATTTCGTTGAAATGAACCTGCATGATGCCTGCTGCGGATTTGGAGGGACATTCTCCATAATGTTCCCCGGGGTTTCGATTTCCATGCTTGAAGAAAAAATAATTAGCATCGTCGAAAGCGGGGCTGATACCATAGTATCAACCGACATGGGTTGTCTGATGCATATAGAAGGAGCTATGAGCAGAAGAAAAATTCCGGTCAAGGTGATGCACATAGCCGAACTTTTGGCTTCGGAGCTTTAG
- a CDS encoding PBP1A family penicillin-binding protein: protein MRRKQKINLKRRGKRVKPYFLGFIFLTVLVLLSTYILFWYFTYDLPDLTKITGYKPRLISEVYSVDGQLIGEFTTEKRKLIPLEQIPTHVRNAFIAVEDKRFFKHEGVDFKRIIGALVKNIQERDIVQGGSTITQQVAKNLVLSPERSFTRKIKEAILAYRMEKNLSKDEILYIYLNHIYLGDGTYGIEAASRNYFHKSARDINLAEAALLAGLPKRPEYYSPRKYPDRAIDRQRLVLRIMEEENLITKEQRKEAENYKIKILPSRTPNLQVAPYLVELVRQHIERRFGTKALINGGYTVFTTVDVDLSLAAQWSLRRGILELESRRGRGTVVRHLNSQKEISDFLESQKIDEIKPGNSYQAVVTEVSNTGISPSVFKASLAMGKWPDELRFAVSTPLGKPVDGLSFPLSKNYAPLNGYGGISLVQTKLRVGDVVKVRVTREVEGIYEASLYYEPETQGAILAMDTNGYIKALVGGFDFRDSQFNRSTQALRQPGSSFKPLVYSAAIDKGYTETTIVYDIPVSVKNWEPQNYDGGYLGPILLREALAKSRNLASVRLLLEIDPNYALGYIKQFGFTSTLNPYPSLVLGGSEVSLIEMVRAFNVFATGGKLVEPKFILRIYDRDGKLVEDTTNNQFLSTEEAEREDRETKRLQIIKEIARRIGRDVRTEDEYVKEDVLAPDEDFNTTRDKVFLTPQEFLKRLRSNSISFHYDSGKRAIRPETAFIMTDLLQAVVREGTGRRAFELTSLAPIAGKTGTTNDFTDAWFIGFSPRIVTGVWVGKDNHTTLGKGEAGGRAALPIWTDFMREALKKFPGGEFQTPDGIRFVNTPYGLIPYNVDTMGDDLYSEEIRQEVHGYQSTTEQREWEEEDSVSEIDFLIRR, encoded by the coding sequence ATGAGAAGAAAACAAAAAATCAACCTCAAGCGAAGGGGAAAAAGGGTTAAGCCTTATTTCCTGGGTTTTATCTTTCTCACTGTGCTGGTGCTATTATCGACCTACATTCTCTTTTGGTACTTTACTTACGACCTCCCTGACCTCACCAAAATCACCGGCTATAAGCCCCGCCTTATTAGCGAAGTTTACTCGGTCGACGGCCAGTTAATAGGAGAATTCACCACTGAAAAGAGAAAACTCATCCCACTTGAGCAAATACCCACCCATGTCCGAAATGCCTTTATCGCCGTGGAAGATAAGCGCTTTTTCAAGCACGAGGGTGTTGACTTCAAACGGATAATAGGCGCCCTGGTTAAGAACATTCAGGAAAGAGATATAGTCCAGGGAGGGAGCACCATAACCCAGCAGGTGGCAAAGAATCTGGTTCTATCCCCGGAAAGGAGCTTTACCCGAAAAATAAAAGAGGCGATACTGGCCTACCGAATGGAGAAGAATCTTTCCAAAGACGAAATTCTCTACATATATCTTAATCACATTTACTTGGGCGACGGCACATACGGGATCGAAGCCGCCAGCAGAAACTACTTTCACAAATCGGCACGGGACATAAACCTGGCCGAGGCGGCACTCCTAGCTGGGCTTCCCAAGAGACCGGAATACTATTCTCCACGCAAATATCCGGACAGGGCGATAGACCGTCAAAGATTAGTACTTAGAATCATGGAAGAAGAGAATCTTATAACCAAAGAGCAGAGAAAGGAGGCGGAAAACTACAAGATTAAGATTCTACCCTCCCGAACCCCCAATCTCCAGGTCGCCCCGTATCTGGTAGAGCTGGTCAGACAACACATAGAGAGAAGGTTTGGGACTAAGGCACTGATAAACGGGGGATACACGGTATTTACCACAGTAGACGTAGATTTAAGCCTGGCTGCACAATGGTCTCTGAGACGGGGAATACTGGAGCTCGAATCGCGGCGGGGTAGGGGCACCGTGGTGAGACATTTAAACAGCCAGAAGGAGATAAGCGATTTTTTAGAATCGCAGAAAATCGATGAAATTAAACCAGGAAACTCATACCAGGCGGTTGTTACCGAGGTATCCAACACTGGGATTTCTCCGAGTGTTTTTAAAGCCAGCTTAGCTATGGGGAAATGGCCGGACGAGCTTAGATTCGCGGTAAGCACACCGCTGGGCAAGCCGGTGGACGGGCTTTCCTTTCCACTTTCGAAGAACTACGCGCCCCTTAATGGCTACGGGGGTATTTCCCTGGTGCAGACCAAACTGAGGGTCGGCGACGTGGTCAAGGTAAGAGTGACAAGAGAGGTAGAAGGCATATACGAGGCGTCCCTCTATTATGAGCCGGAGACTCAGGGGGCAATATTAGCCATGGATACAAATGGCTACATCAAGGCTTTGGTTGGAGGGTTTGATTTTCGTGATTCTCAGTTTAACCGGTCAACTCAGGCTTTGAGACAACCGGGTTCTTCGTTCAAGCCTTTGGTATATTCTGCGGCCATAGATAAAGGGTATACAGAAACCACTATCGTTTACGATATTCCGGTGAGCGTTAAAAACTGGGAACCGCAAAACTATGACGGCGGGTACCTGGGGCCAATCCTGCTTAGGGAGGCGCTGGCAAAATCCAGAAATTTGGCCAGCGTGAGACTTTTGCTGGAAATAGACCCCAATTACGCCTTGGGCTACATAAAGCAGTTCGGCTTTACCTCAACCCTAAACCCTTATCCATCCCTGGTCCTCGGTGGGTCCGAGGTTTCGTTGATAGAGATGGTAAGAGCTTTTAACGTCTTTGCCACCGGGGGTAAACTAGTCGAGCCCAAGTTTATACTTCGAATATACGACCGTGACGGTAAGCTGGTCGAGGATACAACGAATAATCAATTTCTCTCTACCGAGGAGGCAGAGAGGGAGGACCGGGAAACAAAGAGACTGCAAATAATAAAAGAGATTGCCAGAAGGATAGGTAGAGATGTACGGACCGAGGATGAGTATGTGAAAGAAGATGTTCTCGCTCCGGACGAAGATTTTAATACCACTAGGGATAAAGTATTTCTGACCCCCCAGGAATTTTTAAAACGCTTGCGGAGTAATTCCATAAGTTTTCATTACGACAGTGGAAAGCGAGCCATTAGACCGGAAACGGCGTTCATCATGACCGACTTGCTCCAGGCAGTGGTCAGAGAGGGCACCGGGAGGAGGGCTTTTGAGCTTACCTCCCTAGCTCCGATTGCCGGAAAGACTGGCACGACGAATGATTTTACCGATGCATGGTTTATTGGTTTTAGCCCGAGGATAGTTACAGGCGTATGGGTGGGTAAAGATAACCACACTACGCTCGGGAAAGGCGAGGCTGGGGGAAGGGCTGCGCTTCCCATATGGACGGACTTCATGAGAGAGGCCTTGAAGAAGTTCCCCGGGGGAGAATTTCAAACCCCGGACGGGATACGTTTTGTCAATACTCCTTACGGCTTGATTCCGTATAACGTGGACACCATGGGTGACGACTTGTATTCGGAGGAGATACGGCAGGAGGTCCACGGATATCAAAGCACGACTGAACAAAGGGAATGGGAGGAAGAAGACAGCGTAAGTGAGATAGATTTCCTCATAAGGCGCTAA
- a CDS encoding SDR family oxidoreductase, translating into MDLGIKDKVAIVLASSKGLGKAVAIGLAEEGVNLTICARGKEALEKTADEIRDKTGVDVLALEADVSQTGDIKRIINETISSYSTVHILVNNAGGPPPGNLFDFTLDNWKKALELNLLSTVQMTNEVIPYMRKQKWGRIINITSIAVKQPIDGLILSNTARAGVIGFAKSVSNEFARDNILVNCVCPGRILTDRIIHLAEERAKRDNKSIEDVINSMELDVPIGRIGKPKELSDLVVFLASERASYITGTTIQVDGGLVKSIF; encoded by the coding sequence ATGGATTTAGGCATCAAAGATAAAGTGGCTATCGTGCTGGCCTCGAGTAAAGGGCTGGGAAAAGCAGTAGCGATAGGGTTAGCCGAGGAAGGAGTGAATTTGACTATATGTGCCAGGGGGAAAGAGGCTCTAGAAAAAACGGCGGATGAAATCAGAGATAAAACCGGAGTCGATGTTCTGGCATTAGAGGCTGATGTTTCCCAGACGGGAGACATTAAGAGGATAATCAATGAGACCATAAGCTCTTACTCCACCGTTCACATATTGGTGAATAATGCCGGTGGTCCCCCTCCCGGCAATCTTTTTGACTTCACACTGGATAATTGGAAAAAGGCGCTTGAACTCAACCTCCTCAGCACCGTTCAGATGACGAACGAAGTCATACCTTATATGAGAAAACAGAAATGGGGAAGGATTATCAACATCACCTCCATAGCCGTAAAACAACCCATAGACGGCCTAATACTATCGAATACGGCCAGGGCTGGAGTAATAGGATTTGCTAAATCGGTCTCGAATGAATTTGCCCGGGATAATATACTGGTCAATTGCGTCTGCCCCGGTCGAATACTTACCGACCGCATAATCCATCTTGCGGAGGAAAGGGCAAAGAGAGATAATAAAAGCATCGAAGATGTGATAAATTCTATGGAGCTGGACGTGCCGATTGGCCGGATCGGAAAGCCAAAAGAGCTTTCCGACCTGGTCGTATTTCTGGCTTCGGAAAGGGCAAGCTATATTACCGGTACGACAATCCAGGTTGATGGCGGGTTGGTTAAAAGCATTTTTTGA
- a CDS encoding lactate utilization protein encodes MNKSSREKILTRIRTGLYGSTGVHQQKEITRKSTGISAEPTMEKSILVNQFVEELTKVSGNAKIVESEDAVKDFIMSFVEERGISSFAIWKSELIQRLEIGDDLQSKGLKLAHPDKKEEMSNAGIGITEADFAIADTGTIVLIAGEKQPRTVSLIPPIHLAIVKSSLILRNINDLFAMLVNLISEKNSTEESTSCLTFITGPSRTADIELNLTLGVHGPRELFVLILAQ; translated from the coding sequence ATGAACAAAAGCTCTAGGGAAAAAATATTAACACGGATAAGAACCGGGCTTTACGGTTCTACTGGCGTGCATCAACAAAAAGAAATAACACGCAAATCAACTGGCATTTCTGCAGAGCCTACGATGGAGAAATCGATTTTAGTAAATCAGTTCGTAGAGGAACTTACCAAAGTAAGCGGGAATGCAAAAATAGTAGAGAGCGAGGATGCGGTTAAGGATTTTATCATGAGCTTTGTGGAGGAGCGAGGCATAAGCTCATTCGCTATCTGGAAATCTGAGTTAATACAAAGACTTGAAATTGGTGATGACCTTCAGAGCAAGGGTCTGAAACTAGCTCACCCAGATAAAAAAGAGGAAATGTCAAATGCAGGTATCGGGATTACCGAGGCCGACTTTGCTATAGCTGATACTGGCACAATCGTTTTAATCGCAGGTGAGAAACAGCCTCGAACCGTTTCTCTGATTCCTCCAATTCACCTGGCAATCGTCAAATCAAGCTTAATCCTGAGAAACATAAACGATTTATTTGCTATGCTGGTAAATTTAATTTCAGAGAAAAATTCAACCGAAGAGAGTACGAGCTGTCTGACCTTTATCACCGGCCCCAGCAGAACGGCGGATATCGAGCTTAACCTGACTCTAGGTGTGCACGGGCCGAGGGAGTTGTTTGTGCTGATTCTAGCACAATAA
- a CDS encoding LutB/LldF family L-lactate oxidation iron-sulfur protein, whose product MEIKKLEFKKQSSTALTDQNLRKALRNTTDRFRASRKRAYDELEGFEDLRNRAREIKKETIENLPIYLGMLEGNVIKTGGKVHWAQDGEEACRIIVEIARENGVRSVVKSKSMATEEIELNHALEEAGIKAVETDLGEYIIQLAKERPSHIIAPAIHKSKDDISRLFSEKLSIPYYTEPEQLTRVARERLRSEFLSADMGVSGVNFAVAETGTIVVVENEGNARLSTTVPRVHVAVMGIEKVIPRYGDLSIFLPVLVRSATGQKISTYVSFITGPKRKSDMDGPEEFHLVIVDNGRAKILASEETRESLYCIRCGACLNICPVYRQVGGHSYGWVYSGPIGAIITPQLLGAEKAPELPFASSLCGACKDVCPVKIDFPKVLLELRKRVVEGENKDGRGGEAGLLERLLVRLWRISMESKTAYSLLSTLSYFLQFPWLSKNRKLSSLPYPFSEWTNDRDFPAVAKIPFRKRWKEISKI is encoded by the coding sequence ATGGAAATTAAGAAATTAGAATTTAAGAAGCAGTCATCAACCGCACTGACCGACCAGAATCTAAGAAAAGCTCTGAGAAACACCACCGATCGTTTCAGGGCTTCGAGAAAGAGGGCATACGACGAGCTTGAAGGGTTTGAAGACCTTAGAAATCGGGCGAGAGAAATAAAAAAGGAGACGATCGAAAATCTGCCAATTTATCTGGGGATGCTCGAAGGCAATGTGATTAAAACCGGCGGAAAAGTTCACTGGGCTCAAGACGGGGAAGAGGCTTGTAGAATTATCGTAGAAATAGCCAGAGAAAACGGAGTCAGGTCCGTCGTTAAAAGCAAGTCCATGGCCACTGAAGAGATAGAACTTAATCACGCTCTCGAAGAAGCCGGAATTAAAGCGGTCGAGACCGACCTGGGGGAATACATTATTCAACTGGCAAAGGAGCGCCCCTCGCATATAATCGCCCCGGCTATACACAAGAGCAAGGATGATATTTCTAGACTCTTTTCAGAGAAGCTTAGCATTCCTTACTATACCGAACCGGAGCAGTTAACCAGGGTGGCAAGAGAAAGATTAAGAAGCGAGTTCTTGAGCGCCGATATGGGCGTCTCCGGTGTTAACTTCGCCGTAGCCGAGACCGGGACTATCGTCGTGGTAGAGAATGAGGGAAATGCTAGACTCTCCACCACCGTCCCCAGAGTTCACGTGGCAGTTATGGGAATTGAAAAGGTGATTCCCCGTTATGGAGACTTGTCCATTTTTCTGCCCGTCCTTGTCCGCAGCGCCACCGGGCAAAAGATATCCACTTATGTTTCCTTCATAACCGGTCCTAAAAGAAAGAGCGATATGGATGGCCCGGAGGAGTTTCATCTGGTTATCGTGGATAACGGGAGGGCGAAAATACTGGCATCAGAGGAGACGAGGGAATCGCTTTACTGCATAAGATGCGGAGCCTGTCTTAATATATGCCCGGTATACAGGCAGGTAGGGGGTCATTCCTACGGATGGGTCTATTCAGGGCCGATAGGAGCAATTATTACCCCTCAGCTTCTCGGCGCGGAAAAAGCGCCCGAGCTTCCATTTGCGTCGTCTCTATGTGGAGCGTGCAAGGATGTCTGTCCGGTGAAAATTGACTTCCCCAAAGTTTTACTCGAGCTTAGAAAGAGAGTGGTGGAAGGAGAGAATAAAGATGGAAGGGGAGGGGAGGCAGGATTATTAGAACGTCTTTTAGTGAGATTGTGGCGGATCTCTATGGAGAGTAAAACGGCCTACAGTTTACTCTCCACTTTGTCCTATTTCCTGCAGTTTCCTTGGCTCTCCAAAAATAGAAAACTAAGTTCGCTGCCATATCCATTCTCTGAATGGACAAATGATCGTGACTTTCCGGCGGTGGCAAAAATACCTTTTAGAAAAAGATGGAAAGAAATTAGTAAAATTTAG
- a CDS encoding zinc ribbon domain-containing protein — MPIYEYECEKCGRVMEELQGFSDPPLRKCKYCKGKVHRLISLSSFQLNGTGWYATDYAKNPGIPSKAAEQNNPALSSDSSNGNGSSEKASETITTDPKKIKKSGMPNMSKNDVKV, encoded by the coding sequence ATGCCTATATACGAGTACGAATGTGAAAAATGCGGTCGGGTGATGGAAGAACTCCAGGGCTTCAGCGATCCCCCCTTGAGAAAGTGTAAGTACTGCAAAGGGAAAGTGCATCGCTTAATATCCCTTTCTTCATTCCAGCTAAACGGAACCGGCTGGTATGCTACTGACTATGCAAAAAACCCCGGGATTCCGTCTAAGGCTGCCGAGCAAAACAACCCGGCACTTTCATCCGACTCTTCAAACGGCAACGGCTCATCGGAAAAGGCTTCCGAAACAATTACTACAGATCCAAAGAAAATCAAAAAGTCCGGTATGCCAAACATGAGCAAGAACGACGTCAAAGTCTAA
- a CDS encoding helix-hairpin-helix domain-containing protein, whose amino-acid sequence MMRNVSYIYQKRQVLCLAFVCLIFYLIRQYHLHDEHETGQDRSSGYTYVELAEVDRPTVVLRFDNDSGLEHIARSLSLYEKPRNGDRIILHSDGRYEFSRMSGIKSLALGVPVGINSASTDDLQSLPGIGIKLAERIVDWRNSNNGFKSIEELEEVDGIGKKKMEAIRPLVSLD is encoded by the coding sequence ATGATGAGAAACGTATCATATATTTACCAGAAGCGTCAGGTTCTATGCTTGGCTTTTGTCTGTCTAATCTTTTATCTGATAAGGCAATACCATTTACACGACGAACACGAAACCGGCCAGGACCGCTCTTCCGGTTACACCTATGTTGAACTAGCCGAAGTTGATCGCCCTACTGTTGTGCTCAGGTTTGATAATGACTCAGGGCTTGAGCACATTGCTCGCTCGTTAAGCCTATACGAAAAACCGAGAAACGGAGATAGAATCATACTTCATAGCGACGGCAGATATGAGTTCTCCCGAATGAGTGGAATAAAGAGCCTGGCGCTCGGTGTCCCCGTAGGAATAAACTCCGCTAGCACAGATGACCTGCAGTCACTTCCCGGAATCGGTATCAAGCTGGCAGAGAGGATTGTGGATTGGAGAAACTCAAATAACGGCTTCAAGAGTATTGAGGAACTTGAGGAAGTAGATGGAATCGGCAAGAAAAAAATGGAGGCCATAAGGCCTCTAGTGAGTTTGGATTAG
- the cysK gene encoding cysteine synthase A translates to MVNTLRSVNSVLDLIGNTPVIRLKKTVPEMAATVWAKLENLNPAGSVKERICLKMIEVAEREGKIRPGKSVIVEPTSGNTGIGLALLCAVKGYRLILTMPDDMSLERRLLLAAYGAELVLTPAEEKMEGAVRAAENIVKEDPNAFMPQQFKNQANPEAHRLTTGPEILEQVPGEIHAFVSGVGTGGTITGVGEILRKHFPQIHIVAVEPAESAVLSGKEPHVHDIQGIGAGFVPDILNTKIYDEIMTISGREARAFTKLLAKEEGLLVGISAGAAGLAAVRIAERLGPSKQVVTIFCDTGERYLSTEVFKEIQ, encoded by the coding sequence ATGGTGAATACCCTTCGCAGTGTAAACAGCGTCTTAGACCTGATCGGAAATACCCCGGTGATAAGGCTCAAAAAAACAGTACCGGAGATGGCGGCAACGGTCTGGGCAAAACTGGAGAACCTGAACCCGGCGGGGAGCGTTAAGGAAAGAATATGCTTGAAAATGATCGAAGTGGCGGAGAGAGAGGGAAAGATCAGACCGGGAAAGAGCGTAATCGTCGAGCCTACGAGCGGTAACACCGGAATCGGGCTTGCACTCCTTTGCGCGGTGAAGGGATATAGATTAATCCTGACCATGCCCGATGATATGAGTCTAGAGAGAAGGCTTCTCTTGGCAGCCTACGGAGCGGAACTGGTCTTAACCCCGGCCGAGGAGAAAATGGAGGGAGCGGTAAGGGCAGCCGAGAATATAGTAAAGGAGGACCCGAACGCCTTCATGCCACAACAGTTTAAAAACCAGGCCAACCCGGAAGCGCACAGATTAACCACCGGGCCGGAGATACTGGAGCAGGTCCCTGGGGAGATTCACGCCTTCGTCAGCGGCGTCGGGACCGGTGGGACAATCACCGGTGTTGGAGAAATACTGAGGAAACACTTTCCCCAAATACACATAGTGGCGGTAGAGCCGGCCGAATCCGCCGTCTTGTCCGGGAAGGAGCCACACGTACACGATATACAGGGAATAGGAGCAGGCTTCGTTCCTGACATCCTCAACACGAAAATCTACGACGAGATAATGACCATAAGCGGTCGAGAGGCCAGGGCGTTCACTAAACTATTAGCCAAGGAAGAGGGACTACTGGTGGGTATATCTGCCGGAGCGGCCGGGTTAGCGGCAGTAAGAATAGCGGAAAGGCTCGGGCCGAGTAAACAGGTTGTGACCATATTCTGTGACACCGGTGAAAGGTATTTAAGCACCGAGGTATTCAAGGAAATTCAATAA